The following DNA comes from Physeter macrocephalus isolate SW-GA unplaced genomic scaffold, ASM283717v5 random_1242, whole genome shotgun sequence.
CTTCCATCGCAGAACCAACCTACGACCCTGTGAGTGAGGACCAAGACCCCCTGTCCAGCGACTTCAAGAGGCTGGGCCTGCGGAAGCCAGGACTGCCCCGTGGTCTGTGGCTCGCGAAGCCCTCGGCCCGGGTGCCGGGTACCAAAGCGGGCCGCGGGAGCAGTGAGGTCACGCTCATTGACTTCGGTGAGGAGCCCGTGGTCCCGGCCCCAAGGCCCTATGCGCCCTCACTGGCGCAGCTGGCCATGGACGCCTGCTCCTTGCTGGACAAGACCCCGCCGCAGAGCCCCTCGCGGGCCCTGCCCCGACCCCTGCATCCCACGCCGGTGGTGGACTGGGATGCGCGCCCGCTGCCCCCGCCTCCTGCCTACGATGACGTGGCCCAGGATGAGGATGACTTTGAGGTCTGCTCCATCAACAGCACCCTAGTGAGTGCAGGGGTCTCTGCTGGGCCCAGCCAGGGCGAGACCAATTACGCCTTTGTGCCTGAGCCGGCACGGCTCTTCCCTCCCCTGGAGGACAACCTGTTCCTCCCACCTCAGGGTGGGGGCAAGCCGCCCAACTCAGCCCAGACCGCAGAGATCTTCCAGGCGCTGCAGCAGGAGTGCATGCGACAGCTACAGGTCCCGGCCGGCTCTCTGGTCCCCTCGCCCAGCCCAGTGGGCGACGACAAGCCCCAGGTGCCCCCCCGTGTGCCCATCCCCCCGAGGCCCACGCGCCCACGTGGGGAGCTGTCTCCAGCCCCCTCGGGCGAGGAGGAGATGGGGCGGTGGCCTggacctgcctcccctccccggcTACCACCCCGGGAGCCCCTGTCCCCACAAGGCTCCAGGACCCCCAGCCCCTTGGTGCCACGCGGCAGCTCCCCGCTGCCACCCCGGCTCTCCAGCTCACCTGGGAAGACCATGCCCACCACCCAGAGCTTTGCCTCAGACCCCAAGTATGCCACACCCCAGGTGATCCAGGCACCTGGCCCCCGGGCTGGCCCCTGCATCTTACCCATCGTCCGCGATGGCAAGAAGGTCAGCAACACCCACTACTACCTGCTGCCTGAGCGCCCACCCTACCTGGAGCGCTACCAGCGCTTCCTGCGTGAGACCCAGAGCCCTGAAGAGCCGGCCCCCATGCCTGTGCCACTGCTGCTGCCCCCTCCCGGCATCCCAGCTCCTGCTGCCCCCACTGCCACCGTTCGACCAATGCCTCAGGCTACCCCAGACCCCAGGGCTAACTTCACCAACACCAGCaactcaggggcccagccgccaGCCCTGAGGGCCACTGCTCGGCTGCCAcagaggggctgccctggggacGGGCCAGAGGCTGGACGGCCAGCAGACAAGATCCAGATGGTGAGTAGTGGGCCTGGCTACAGGatgaggaggggcaggggcccGAGGGACACAGAGGAAGGGGCCCGAGTGGtgctgatgggtgggtgggtgtgccCAGCTACAGGCCATGGTGCATGGGGTGACCACAGAGGAGTGCCAGGCGGCCCTGCAGAGCCACAGCTGGAGCGTGCAGAGGGCTGCCCAGTATCTGAAGGTACCACCACCTCCTGCCCACTCTGGCTTTCAGGGACCCTGAAGACTGGTTCTGCGGCTCTCCTCCAACCCTcccgctccctgcccccaccctcactTTCCTCTTTCCCACCCTGGTCCAGCACCCCTTGGCCCCAGTGTGTCCCACGGCACCACCCTCTGCTCCTCAGGTGGAGCAGCTCTTTGGTTTGGGTCTGCGGCCGCGAGGCGAGTGCCACAAAGTGCTGGAGATGTTCGACTGGAACTTGGAGCAGGCTGGCTGCCACCTGCTGGGCTCCTGCGGCCCAGCCCACCACAAGTGAGCAGACCTTGCCCCTCACCTTCCTGTCCCCGGGGTGTCCTGGAGCAGTCACTCTGGGAAAAGCCAACAGCTCACAGCCACACGCCGCCAGACACGGGGCTCCAGgcgggaggagggaaaggggtcCCGATCCCAGGACACAGTTCTGGAGAAAACAGCTTCTCCTAAGCACGTTTATCTAGAATTCACAGCTGCTTTGTTCAAATGAGCTAATGAGTAAAAGGAATTGGAGCCTCTCTGGTTGCAGGGGTCTTGCTTCCTGACCGGGCTCCAGTGAGCAACAGTTTAGGAtccagtggcttaaacaaatctCTTTCACCTCTTCATTTCCTATTTCAGTTTAAAGTAACAAAGATTTActgcctttttaaagaaatgtctaataaaaaaaaagtccattacttttctataaaaaaatgtatgtacgtgtatatataacacaatatatagatatataaataacatacttGACGTAGAgtataaatacatacaaatgaaAGTTTTATCAAGTCAAAAAGTgaaatcctggggcttccctggtggcgcagtggttgcgcgtccgcctgccgatgcaggggaaccgggttcgcgccccggtctgggaggatcccacatgccgcggagcggctNNNNNNNNNNNNNNNNNNNNNNNNNNNNNNNNNNNNNNNNNNNNNNNNNNNNNNNNNNNNNNNNNNNNNNNNNNNNNNNNNNNNNNNNNNNNNNNNNNNNNNNNNNNNNNNNNNNNNNNNNNNNNNNNNNNNNNNNNNNNNNNNNNNNNNNNNNNNNNNNNNNNNNNNNNNNNNNNNNNNccggtgctccgcaacgggagaggccacaacagagggaggcccgcataccaaaaaaaaaaaaaaaaaaaaaaaaaaaaaaaagtgaaatcctTCCTTGGGGGGCGCTGGCGGGGTGGGTGTGTCGGATTCCGCTGGCGGCAGACAGCCTGAGCTGGAGTCCAGCCCTCTGCTTACACATGGCGTCAGCTTATGCTCCTTTCCTGACCTCTCAGcgtcctcctctgtaaaacgtGTGTAAATGATAGTGCCTACCTCGTAGAACTGGTTAGGGGAATTAATGAGGGATGCACCGCACAGCAAGTGTCTGGCCCATGGGTTGCCATCACTGAATGTTGGCCATTACCTCGTGGTTATTCTTACTGATTTGCATCAGTTACTCTAATACACGATACTGCTGGTCTCGTATTCTTAGTTTATTAAAGAAGTCATCCCAGGATGCTAAATTCCAAAATTAGTGCCTAGAACCACCAGTTTTCAACCAATTTGGCTGACCCTGAGAGGCCCCTCTCGCATCCACCCACACTGGACATTCCATACTCTGTTGCACCGACCCCTGTTGATGGAAGGGCTTTATGGTGGTTTCCCATCCTTTAGGCGCTGAGATGTCTGGAGACCCAGAGGATCTGCCCTGAAGGAATCATTTGAGCCTGTCCATCTGACGAGGGTGGGGAGATGCCTTGCCAGGCCTGGAGGACCTGCTGCACCTGCTGCTCCCAGTGGCAGAGCGAGGCCAAGGCAGCAGGAGGCTGGGAGCCCCGCCTTGCCTGTCCCTTCCTCACCCAGTGCTGTCCCTGCAACTTCGGAGCTCTCAGTGCACCCAGCTGAGGTGCAGGAGGGAGCCTCTTGAAGGCAGCCCTGGGGGCGGCCTCAGCAGGCCCTGTGGCTGACCTGCCTCTggcttcagtccctggtggggccTGTAGCTGAAATGTGTTGCCAGGCCCTGCCGGTGGGGAAGCCAGGCTTGACCCCGGGCAGGGAGAATGTGCTGGCCATGCAGAAAGGTGGACCAGCACCCAGGGCGTGGGGTGGGGGCCCTCCCCAGGGAGCCCCTGGCGGCAGTTGGGGTGTCAGACAGAATGTGACTTGTGGCCTCACCATGGACATGTTATGGGACTTGGCTGGTGTTAGGATCTTGTGCCTGGAAATAGCCTGAGGTGGCTCAGGTAGCAGAGCTAGGGTGCCAGATTGTTCTCTGGCAGGGACCAGGGCCCAAGGCCCCAGGGTTGGAAGGAGACCAAGGGGGCAGCTGCCCTGGAGGGACACCAGTGCTTCCTCTTTGACCCAGCTCTTCCCCTGTGCTGTTCTTTGTTTTCCCACCAGCCTCTTGCCAAAGTTGCTGCCCCGACTGTGAATATCTGCTTCTTCCAGAGAAATaaagttagtttttattttatgttacttaTTTTGTCTGCCTGCTTCTTTACCTCTTGGTCAGCTGCCTGAGGCTCCTGGGCTCCCCAAGCCACTGCCATCTGTCCCAGGCCACAGGCCCTGTAGCGCCACCTGTTGACGGAGGTGGGGAAGTGCAGGCCTGGTTGACCCTAACTGGTCTCTCCCTTTCCGGGGCTGGCAGTGGGCAGAGCCCCTGCTGACTCAGAACCCCTAGGTTTTATCTGTGATGTTCCATGAGGCAGGATATACCGCAGGACAGAGTACAGTAACTCAATTAGCGGGAGCTAAGCCAATAACTTTCATAACATGGAAAGACTCAGTATgtataagtattttaattttttctgaataGCTAATAATTCACGTGGTTCAAAATTCAGAAGATACTAAAGAGTATACAGTGAAATTCCCCAGCCCAGCTGCCACCTCCCCTCTCCAGAGGCTGCCTTTAACGTCAGTTTCCCgtgtgtttctaatttttttcactatttagAAGAGCTCCATAGCCTTACTGAAAGAACTCTTGTTTAGGGTTGCATGGATATGGTTTTACGATAATCTATTTAACTAGGCCCCTTTTGATGGAGGGgtatttggttgtttccagtccTTTGCAGTTACACCCATTGCATCAATAAATGGCGAATGTGAGTTATTCCTTACTTGCAAGGCAATCTGAAGGATGAGTTTCCAGAAGCAGTGCTCCTGAGTCAGGGTGTGTGCGGCTAATGAGGGATCCTGCCAGTTGGGAAAGTTTTCTCCCCACAGAGGAGGCTCTTCCCGATGTTACAGCCACCAATGTGTGAGAGCTTTCCATGTGGTACCAGAGCTTTCTGATTTTTGACAGTATGACACGTGGAAACTGGTGCCTTGATAGTTTTaattgcattcctctaatgaatgaataaacatttaaaaaataagttgggccatttatatttccttttctataagcTACCTATTAATAGCTTTTGTGGAGCCCTATATCAAGGACACAGGACAAAAATTCTGGAATTAACCAAACCCCCATAGCAACTGTTGCCATGGACTCTCCTAGTCTAAACCGGGCAGCCCCCAGCTCCATATTAGGCAAAATAATCACCATGTCATAACCTTGTAGCATCCTGACCAATCACCTAATGCCATTCTGCCAGCAGGAATTTCTTTGTCTTGAGGCTATAAAAGTTGGCTACTAGCCCACAAAGGGGGTCAGTTCTCCCTGTTCTATCAGGAAGTTGGCCCGCTGTACTGGCAGCACCCCTCACTAACTCTGCTCTTTGTTCTCAATAAACTCActcttttctaaaatactttgtgtctggaaattcttccAACCCGCACTCGGACCACGATATTTTGGTGGCCCGTACGGGGACATCTCTTGGGGGATCTCCTCCTCaacctcctcttcctcatttctTGGGACCCTCTGTGAACAAGCAAGCTTCCGGGGAAGCAACAGAGGAACTCTGGCCAGGGCCACACCCTGGTGTGTTCTGAAGGCTCCACGGCTCACTTTGCCCCAGTAACTGCTGCCCAGAACGGGTGAGGttccctctgtcttctttctAAGGACTAGGCTGATTGGTATTGTGCTGGCACGGGTCAGGCATTTAAAAGCCATTAGGGCGCCAGCCGCTTGAAGACTCCCATGAAAGGATAGGGGGGTCACGGAACAGACGAGGCTGTTACAGCTTCTGCCCCCAGCAAGACAACTTCCGTGCACCATGGGGTACATATTGGTTCAAGCAAAACACTGAGCCCCCTCCCCTTGGCCGCTGCCTTCCTGGCAGGACTCACAGGCAGATTCCTCAGCCTGTCTTCTCTGTTACTTTCACCTTTTTCTCAGTCCAGGGTGACTTACAGGGGCCTAGGTGTTGCCTCTGAGCCATCCCAGGAGTACCTTTTCACGTTTCAGGGAATTTGCAAACAGTGGGTCCTGGgaatctctcttttccttctttcccttcccgaATCGCATGGTGCCTTAGTCGCACGCTCAGGGGTCACCTCTCATAGTCGGACGCGATTGTTGGGATGGTCGGCCCATTTTAGAATGGGTTCTGGTACGTCTCGGGAGCCTCCCTCAGACTCACCCCTCGGCTGTATCATCAGGAACTGGAAAAATTTGACCCTGAAAATCTCAAAAAGAAGaggctcattttcttttgtaacacGGCTTGGCCTCAGTATAAACTGGGGGACCGAGAACAATGGCCTCTTAATGGCACACTAAATTATAACACGACCCTCCAACTTGATCTCTTTTGCCGGAAACAAGGAAAGGACTCAGAGGTTCCTTACGCCCAGACCTTTATGGCCCTTAGTCAGAATGTGGAGCTAAGGGACTTGTGCCGCACGTGTCTTTCTGTTGCCGCCTTATCCTCCTGaccccctctgtctccctctccttcaGATCTCCTAGGCGACCCTCTACTCCACCtttcctgtcccccaccccatcaACCCCCTTTGCTTCAGCCCCCGCCCCTGCCTCAGCCCACAGCTCCCCGGCAGGTACCCCCTGATCAGGGCAaaagccccctctcccctccccacaaaagGTGGAGGACTGCCCAACGCCAGGAAACAGATTCTAATATGCTTCCCTTAAGGGAAGTAGCAGATGGAGACATGAGCACTATTAGAGTCCATGTTCCCTTTCCCATGTCTGACATTTCCCAAATTCAAAACAAGTTAGGTTCCTTCAGTCAAGAtcccaccactttttttttttttttttttttttgtggttagaGTTCTGAAACTATTCTCTAATATGTCTGACATTTCCCAAATTCAAAACAAGTTAGGTTCCTTCAGTCAGGATGGCTACAATATTCTTTAGACTCCAGAGAAAACtggttaaaataaaactttttttgaaattGCAAAAGGAGTTCTTTTTGCATGTGCAGTTAGAAAAGCTAgcctgttgaaatatttttttcagaatcctgaccctgagagaacaaaaatatccCTAGGAAAAAGTTTGAAGCTAACTCTTATCATGTCCTTGAGCTACAAACACTGCCCACTTTGCCCAAGACTTCAGCCTTGGGTTAATGAGTAGAACttcaagccaagaaaaaaaaaagaaagaggcaaagagacattttaaatctCAAGTGGAAACAATGAGATCTCTGGCTGtctggatatatgtgtatgtctcAGTATGTGTCTTTGTCCTTGGATAATATTGCTGAGGTTAATTtgtaaatgagctctatttaattggcttaaaagaAAGGTAAGCGCTTACAAATCAAACAAttctaaaacaagaaaaattaagctaaataaatttcaggttcatgtgaactgggaaatattcaatattaaattaatacctgGTGTTAATGTTTATgtttgttgatctaattaatatagacatgtctttcgagccatcaacattaagtataatacttttattatgCCTAGGTTTGATATAAACTAAATAAGATCTTATTATTTCATTGCTGCAAATTTGTcagcaatgaaaataattcaaggtgaagaaacttttaagaaaagaaaatacaaatgagataagagctttgGGTGAACtttttaggaataattatgttttaggaaTGTCTACTTAAGAATAATCTCTCCAGATAGTCGACAACTTAAAACATTGAGTTGTGCTAAATTAAGTTAAAGGATGGAAGTTTATTAAATACCTAgtccatttccaaataaaataagatactgaaacattaattactgaacactggcttccttttacagagaaacaaaaggtttggaactattaaaaaatgtgttggtGCCACACTGAGATATTTACTATAAGAAAGCacattcttcaaaaattattatttggatGTATGTTTACCTATCTACAGAGTGATGATATAAAGGACAGTTCATGGTTGCTTAAGGAAAGTAGGATGtatgtttttagtaaaaaaggtatgaggaatggaattgcattttattaaggaaaaaggaAGTAGGACTGACTTACAGGTAGCTGTTTTTGAATGGGAAAATAAAGTGATGGATACAGAAAGTGATAAAAAAAGGTTTGTGGAAAGTGGACCCCGAGAAAAGAGTTTTATACATGGTACAATTTTCTTAAGATGTTGAACTGCCTTTGCAAAAATACTGCCTCTTCAAGATTTATAGAAAGGACTTTCTAAgattgaattaaaattaattaggtAAGTAAATTTTGTTATTAACGGTAAGCTGGTACCAGACTGGAActtggttctctctctctgttaagagaactaagttttcttggaatgctgcttttgataacagactGTGTGAATTACCTTGCATTTAAgtgatttatatttgcttttaaaatccttttgttACTTTGGTTCAGTAAATAAGTAGTATTTCACAATGATCTATGAAGATTATGGCCCATGTAGATAAAGTTCATTCTGCTTCTACAAAAATTAACCCCTCATTGCCAGACTTTTGCCATCCTGATGCCCTTGAAACATGGCAACAGTCTACTCCTAAATCAGGGAatttaaaatgggtaaacaaTAGCTGTCAATCAAACAGTCAGGGCTATGGGAAATCCAAGACAGCCGCTTGGTTTTTTCCGGCTCCCTGACAAACgtcatttttttatttgatggGATAAAGCCTTCCCTGGCTGTAGGGTTAATGCCctcacaatgggaaaaaaaaaaaaaattacgtttcactgaatattaaattctagttttgttaatTAAGGTCTGTGTTACCAAGACTCACTTCCCAGATTGTTCCTTGCTGTTATGTTATATTGCTAAAAAGTTTAACTGAATTATTAAAGGacactctaagtttgtttctAAAGCTCTCTCAGTAATCTATttttggatgaagatcagatgcccTACGACCTACAATCAGGGGATTGTGCATACTggaaaagatataatttttttttttttttttttttttttttttttttgccgtacgcgggcctctcaccgctgtggcctctcccgttgcggagcacaggctccggacgcgcaggctcagcggccgtggctcacgggcccagctgctccgcggcatgtgggatcttcgcggaccggggcacgaacccgcgtcccctgcatcagcaggcggactctcaaccactgcgccaccagggaagcccgatacccCAATTCTTGATCGGCCCGAAATAATACATAGTATCTTTAGAGGGCTCTTTTGGTTTGCAGGCATACCCCTCTTAGAGAGGAGCGTTCTCCATCGCACCGTCACGGTCCAGGAGTCTTGGAAGACTATGGTAGCAGCCACTGAGGAAGAGCAGTCAGCCCTAGGCTCTCTGGCCAAGGTGGTTTTACAAAACAGGAGGGCCCTTAATGTTATAACAGCTGAGGCGGGGGGTGTCTGTGCCCTACTAAATGAGACAGGCTACTTCTATGTTCATACCTCCGGCCAGGTTGAAAGAAGACCTTCAGAGtctaaagaaaaacatcaaattaatAGAAGATTTAAAAGGGAGAGCAGGACAGGGCCCCAGCTGGCTTTCCAGCCCCCTCTCCTCTATGGGTATCCAGATATGGACATGGCTATTGCCCTTGATGGGACCATTAATCCTGATggcctttgttttgttgtttggccCCTGCATTATCAACACATTATCTAAGTTCATCTCGTGATAGGTTCAAAAGATTCAATTCCAGATGGTGCTACAACAAGGATACCAGCCAGTTGGCACACGAACTACGTTGGAACAAGCCGCCTTATCATTCTGCGGGCTCTTATCTCCCTCTGTAAATACACCCTGACAGAGAGCacgcattgggacccagggccCCACGAGGCCCCTGTCCAGCAGGAAGAAGCTAGGAACGGTCATCGCCTCTTTCCCCAATACCCTGGGTTCCTCTGGCCCCAGATGAGGATAGGCAGATAGTTAGTCATGAGCAGAGTGTTAAGGGGCCAAAAGTTTGGCCCATAAATAAAAAGAGGGGGGAATGTGGAGCCCTGCATCAAGGACAGCCTACATCAAGGACACAGGACAAAAATTCTGGAATTAACCAAACCCCCATAGCAACTGTTGCCATGGGCTCTCCTAGTCTAAACCAGGCAGCCCCCCAGCTCCATATTAGGCAAAATAATCACCATGTCATAACCTTGTAGCATCCTGACCAATCACCTAATGCCATCCTGCCAGCAGGAATTTCTTTGTCTTGAGGCTATAAAAGTTGGCTACTAGCCCACAAAGGGGGTCAGCTCTCCCTGGTCTATCAGGAAGTTGGCCCGCTGTACTGGCAGCGCCCCTCACTAACTCTGCTCTGCTCTTTGCTCTCAATAAACTCACTCTTTTCTAAAATACTTcgtgtctggaaattcttcttCCAACCCGTGCTCGGACCACTACAGCTTTGACCCATTAAGGATTAGGTTATTAATCTGTTTCTTACTGTTTCTAAGGAATTTACTGGAAGAAGAAATGTAGCCTTTTGAGCTTTACCATATTATCATCTGAACTTTAGGAAAAGAGGTAAATCATAGCAAAGCAAGCTGGTGGTTTGggtttattaaaaacaaaggccATTCAGGGTGGGTCTGAGCCACTCTCCTTAGTGTCTGAGGCTCCAGGATGGCTTGTGTGGTGGGCCCTGAGGTCTGGGAGGTCTTTAGCCTTCAGATCCAAATGTGTTCTGTGTATCCTATTCACTAATCCAGGAATCAAATTATATTTagttgcaatttttaaaaattagtcaaaTATGATAtcatagaagggaaaaaaatattgttaccTTTGGGCATCACTGCTAGACCTGGATTTCATTCTCAGCTGTTGGATCTTGATAaaatttcttaacctttctgagcctgtaAACTGGGGGAGAGTAATTCCTGCTTTGTAGAAtggtcatgaggattaaatgaggtcacataggtaaaacattttgctaagtgtGTGGGCCATGGTAAGTACCCGATAAACTATAatcataatacattttatttcttcatgttccTGACTGTCCCTACCGATCAATAGCTTACATTATACACCAAACAACTCTAAGTGTACAATTGTCTTCttttcccatcccccaccccctttttttggaaacagtttgtttttttgctgcaaAGCCGCTCCTATTTATAGAGCATGGGCACTTTGGACTCCattgaaaaatgtcattttttggtAAATAATGGCAGAGCTAATacacttcagaaatattttttgtaagGGGCATGCCAAAGCGTCTGGGCGTTCCTCAGGGGGTCAGGAGAACCAATGTATTGAATACTTTTCTTGCCAGACACACAGTTCCCTAAACTCTAGGGTTTCCTGCTGTTTTTCTCACTTCTGATCAGGCTGCCAGCTTCTGCCAGCATCTCTTGGGTTTATTGAGAAGATCTTAAGGAAAGATATTGAAAAAGCTGACCCAGGTTTGTCTGCCAACATGGAGAATCGATAAATCAGTGAGGATTCATTGGGCACCTTCTCTGTGTCAAGCCCTGAAGAGGGGATACAAGTTGAACAGACATACTCTGTGCCCCAGGGAACTGTGACATTGCAAGGTGATGAGTGCTCTCAGATCATTATGCACCAGGTGCCTTGGGATCAGAGGAGGTAGCtccccagaggaggtgacattgtcTGACGTGATAGGGAATAGGTCTATGCCAGGAAGGTGAGATGGCATGAAAGCATTGTAGGTGTGGGGAACTGCACATGTAACAGTATGGAGATGCCAACTGGCCTGTCCTGAGAAGTTGGCAAGGTTAGCACCCATCCTTTTGTTAAGTTTCTGGGTGGGTTGGAAGTGGCTTTCGTGTGATCCTAGCTAGTAAGGCAGGCCTGGATCATGAAAACGTTGGTGTGAAATGCTGAGTTCTCTGACTCTGACTTTGTAGACAAAGGGAGATggcagagaagcagcagcagaggaaTAATGTGGTTGGACCTGTGTTTTTAAGAGAGATGGgggtttggggttagcagatgcaaaccattatatatagaatggataaacaacagagtcctacctactgtatagcacagggaactatattcaatatcctgtgataagccataatgtcaaagaatatgtacatgtataactgagtcactgctgtacagcagaaattaaacacaacattgtaaatcaactatagttcaataaaatttttttaaaggagagatgGCTCTGCTTTAAAGTGGCTCGCTCCTCCACTGCAGCCATGAGTGGAGGAAAGATCTAGCATATTTGCCTCACTGCACaagggaaaataaatgtgttcttAATTTGAAGCAAATTGATTTTTACAGAAATTTGAACTTGGGGAATGAAGAGGCCACAAATTCCTGGAATCCTTGGGTAGAACAGGGGTCCTGAGGGCCAGTCCATGGCCAGTGCTGGCCTAGGGTCAAGTTTTCACTGGCCTGAGGTGAAATATTAAGAATAAGAAGCAAGcaactttttcttaaaatgaaatgtgCTCAATTGCAGGGATTGTCCTTACTCTGAGATTTTTGTCTTCCTACATTTTTGGTATTAAAATGGCTATTCTTGTGTGGTGATGGCAGTGGTAGGGGGTAAATTTGTCCCCTCA
Coding sequences within:
- the LOC102982969 gene encoding activated CDC42 kinase 1 isoform X2; its protein translation is MFGVTLWEMFTYGQEPWIGLNGSQILHKIDKEGERLPRPEDCPQDIYNVMVQCWAHKPEDRPTFVALRDFLLEAQPTDMRALQDFEEPDKLHIQMNDVITVIEGRAENYWWRGQNTRTLCVGPFPRNVVTSVAGLSAQDISQPLQNSFIHTGHGDSDPRHCWGFPDRIDELYLGNPMDPPDLLSVELSTSRPTQHLGRVKREPPPRPPQPAIFTQSKWGCSWCLRPRPRPLSPLISLLLEEPTYDPVSEDQDPLSSDFKRLGLRKPGLPRGLWLAKPSARVPGTKAGRGSSEVTLIDFGEEPVVPAPRPYAPSLAQLAMDACSLLDKTPPQSPSRALPRPLHPTPVVDWDARPLPPPPAYDDVAQDEDDFEVCSINSTLVSAGVSAGPSQGETNYAFVPEPARLFPPLEDNLFLPPQGGGKPPNSAQTAEIFQALQQECMRQLQVPAGSLVPSPSPVGDDKPQVPPRVPIPPRPTRPRGELSPAPSGEEEMGRWPGPASPPRLPPREPLSPQGSRTPSPLVPRGSSPLPPRLSSSPGKTMPTTQSFASDPKYATPQVIQAPGPRAGPCILPIVRDGKKVSNTHYYLLPERPPYLERYQRFLRETQSPEEPAPMPVPLLLPPPGIPAPAAPTATVRPMPQATPDPRANFTNTSNSGAQPPALRATARLPQRGCPGDGPEAGRPADKIQMLQAMVHGVTTEECQAALQSHSWSVQRAAQYLKVEQLFGLGLRPRGECHKVLEMFDWNLEQAGCHLLGSCGPAHHKR
- the LOC102982969 gene encoding activated CDC42 kinase 1 isoform X6; translation: MFGVTLWEMFTYGQEPWIGLNGSQAQPTDMRALQDFEEPDKLHIQMNDVITVIEGRAENYWWRGQNTRTLCVGPFPRNVVTSVAGLSAQDISQPLQNSFIHTGHGDSDPRHCWGFPDRIDELYLGNPMDPPDLLSVELSTSRPTQHLGRVKREPPPRPPQPAIFTQSKWGCSWCLRPRPRPLSPLISLLLEEPTYDPVSEDQDPLSSDFKRLGLRKPGLPRGLWLAKPSARVPGTKAGRGSSEVTLIDFGEEPVVPAPRPYAPSLAQLAMDACSLLDKTPPQSPSRALPRPLHPTPVVDWDARPLPPPPAYDDVAQDEDDFEVCSINSTLVSAGVSAGPSQGETNYAFVPEPARLFPPLEDNLFLPPQGGGKPPNSAQTAEIFQALQQECMRQLQVPAGSLVPSPSPVGDDKPQVPPRVPIPPRPTRPRGELSPAPSGEEEMGRWPGPASPPRLPPREPLSPQGSRTPSPLVPRGSSPLPPRLSSSPGKTMPTTQSFASDPKYATPQVIQAPGPRAGPCILPIVRDGKKVSNTHYYLLPERPPYLERYQRFLRETQSPEEPAPMPVPLLLPPPGIPAPAAPTATVRPMPQATPDPRANFTNTSNSGAQPPALRATARLPQRGCPGDGPEAGRPADKIQMLQAMVHGVTTEECQAALQSHSWSVQRAAQYLKHPLAPVCPTAPPSAPQVEQLFGLGLRPRGECHKVLEMFDWNLEQAGCHLLGSCGPAHHKR
- the LOC102982969 gene encoding activated CDC42 kinase 1 isoform X1; the protein is MFGVTLWEMFTYGQEPWIGLNGSQILHKIDKEGERLPRPEDCPQDIYNVMVQCWAHKPEDRPTFVALRDFLLEAQPTDMRALQDFEEPDKLHIQMNDVITVIEGRAENYWWRGQNTRTLCVGPFPRNVVTSVAGLSAQDISQPLQNSFIHTGHGDSDPRHCWGFPDRIDELYLGNPMDPPDLLSVELSTSRPTQHLGRVKREPPPRPPQPAIFTQSKWGCSWCLRPRPRPLSPLISLLLEEPTYDPVSEDQDPLSSDFKRLGLRKPGLPRGLWLAKPSARVPGTKAGRGSSEVTLIDFGEEPVVPAPRPYAPSLAQLAMDACSLLDKTPPQSPSRALPRPLHPTPVVDWDARPLPPPPAYDDVAQDEDDFEVCSINSTLVSAGVSAGPSQGETNYAFVPEPARLFPPLEDNLFLPPQGGGKPPNSAQTAEIFQALQQECMRQLQVPAGSLVPSPSPVGDDKPQVPPRVPIPPRPTRPRGELSPAPSGEEEMGRWPGPASPPRLPPREPLSPQGSRTPSPLVPRGSSPLPPRLSSSPGKTMPTTQSFASDPKYATPQVIQAPGPRAGPCILPIVRDGKKVSNTHYYLLPERPPYLERYQRFLRETQSPEEPAPMPVPLLLPPPGIPAPAAPTATVRPMPQATPDPRANFTNTSNSGAQPPALRATARLPQRGCPGDGPEAGRPADKIQMLQAMVHGVTTEECQAALQSHSWSVQRAAQYLKHPLAPVCPTAPPSAPQVEQLFGLGLRPRGECHKVLEMFDWNLEQAGCHLLGSCGPAHHKR